The Drosophila bipectinata strain 14024-0381.07 chromosome 2L, DbipHiC1v2, whole genome shotgun sequence genome has a segment encoding these proteins:
- the RFeSP gene encoding cytochrome b-c1 complex subunit Rieske, mitochondrial codes for MLNAVSRAYVRGGVQAISTGLKATGVAINSMANRQGHTDLQVPDFTDYRRDSVKDSRRRNESAEERKAFSYLMVGAAAVGSAYAAKGLVNTFVGSMSATADVLAMAKIEIKLSDIPEGKSVTFKWRGKPLFIRHRTAGEIDTERQVPTATLRDPETDDQRVIKPEWLVVIGVCTHLGCVPIANAGDFGGYYCPCHGSHYDASGRIRKGPAPLNLEVPTHEFPDEGTLVVG; via the exons ATGCTGAACGCCGTGTCGCGAGCCTACGTCCGAGGCGGTGTCCAGGCTATTTCCACCGGCCTCAAGGCCACCGGTGTGGCCATCAACTCCATGG CCAACCGCCAGGGACACACCGACTTGCAGGTGCCAGACTTCACCGACTATCGTCGTGACTCCGTCAAGGATAGCCGTCGTCGTAATGAGTCCGCCGAGGAGCGCAAGGCCTTCTCCTACCTGATGGTCGGAGCCGCGGCTGTTGGAAGCGCGTATGCGGCCAAGGGTCTGGTCAACACCTTTGTGGGATCGATGAGTGCCACCGCCGATGTGCTGGCCATGGCCAAGATCGAGATCAAGCTTTCGGACATCCCCGAGGGCAAGTCGGTGACGTTCAAGTGGCGCGGAAAGCCGCTGTTCATCCGTCACCGTACTGCCGGTGAGATCGATACTGAGCGTCAGGTGCCAACCGCCACACTCCGTGATCCGGAAACCGATGAT CAACGTGTGATCAAGCCTGAGTGGCTGGTGGTCATTGGTGTGTGCACGCATCTTGGCTGTGTGCCCATCGCGAATGCCGGTGACTTTGGAGGCTATTATTGCCCTTGCCACGGATCCCACTACGACGCTTCGGGCAGGATCCGCAAGGGACCGGCGCCCCTTAATCTGGAGGTGCCCACCCACGAATTCCCCGATGAGGGAACTCTCGTGGTTGGCTAA